tgggcatatcgtatttcatgtcatgggtccaccaagacgtcgccgtaccatctagtctacggccaggatgctgtgctaccgtgggagatcacggccggatcaaggcgtgttgagtttcagaatgatctatctgctgaacagtatgcagccttgatgaatgacaacaTGGAGGACCTAACGgaactaagactttggtcatttgaaaagatcaaagaaaataaggctaaagtcgcccgtgcatacaacaagaaggtcaagcctaaggatttccatgtgggagacttggtttgggaggcagtattgccgttgggaactaaagataaaaagttcggtaaatggtctccaacttggcatgggccgtacaaggttgatcaggttttgcctgggaatgcgtacatgctcgaggaattggacggcgtcaagtttcctgttgctgtcaatggacagcatccgaagaagtatttcccgagcatgtggaaagGCGAGTAacaaaaagccgatgagatccatctgccTGCaatgtaataggccaacacgttgagttggctgcaaaaaaaaatgatgatgacaggccaacacgttgagttggccggtaaaaaaaaattgatgataggccaacacattgagttggccggtaaaaaaaaacgcATATGAGAAGTAAGATAGCCGATgtataaccatcgacttaagatgttttaaaacaagtacaagtttcaggttaacaggcagtactgattgtctcttgagcctatctactggttcaggaattcttctatggcgtggatggctttAGTACGGACGACATCTGCTTGTGCTAtaatcgcttcgtcatccttgtcattgcctgaaactatctgccgactcaaggtgctgatctctgcaaactctgcttgtatctgctcagatattttctgggtttcttgtttggagtttgcaatggaagtttcctcggcctggatgagttccttggtagtgcggaccttttcttcgagttccgacaattctttcttcaggaggtcgagtcgattcatgttggcagacacgtcagctttgatatctagagttgctttcttctggttaagggccttgcacttttgggtagtgtcagctttcagagaagcttgggaGCGACGTGTTTccattctttgttgtgctttactcacttctatccgaaagaatgaaaggttgctggctgaccagagcttgatttgcaatggctccgggagttgggattctatttgctcgaagatgttctttgtcttgctggaatcattaactagagcagtgatcggagcagatagaaggtccttgataagttgaagctgatgtgccaagttagccgattgctgcagaaAGGATGTCTCTTCTCCAGGGGTTGTCAGGCCCATTGATGCAGGgtcgaaggaaagcaaacctaaaATATCGAAACTCTATGGGCGTATATGGAGTTAGAGtaagatgcatttatggagttatcggctggttcagaattggttttgtaatgttacctgttctgaagaagaagtgtttggcggttcaggagcaatcgtcctatcagagctggtgttgacgtcaagAGCATCGGTTTGTTCCTCGCTTGCATCcgacagtgcatcaggagttgcagccatctcatgttgatccgggctttctgcattggggatgtcttcagctgcatcctgaacaTAGAACTACAGTCAACCAAAGTATGCGTATACGAGATAGAAAAAAAGGGTTTTAGAAAGaagagttacctggttggtgttggactctgatggacttggggatGCTGGTGCTAGTTTCTTGACCACTCGCCTTgtaatcatcttccttttcttggtcaagactcgggggtcaacacttgcagaagtttgtcttcgcttggaagccgactgaagtaagtctggctgaacagtcattatcactttcttcattggtggggATCCTTTGCaaaagagtacatcaggagcagttggaagaaagtggaatggctccccagtgctggtcataggttctggaccatcttgtcgCTGCAAACAGGGTGGGTTAGAATTAGACAGATGCAAAGGTTGAAGGACTTAGAAGGATGAATGCACAAAtttagtacctcttcctcgggaatTACATATTCAAggtcgatttgctgcagtcgaggacctagagcttttctgaagatatgagttttccacatgttccaccaggtatcaaaaccgattgatgaagaagtgaaggacagatcggctggtattggaatgtggagattgtcaaacatgctgtagcatctcgagctagttagaccatcaggcagatcggctctactctccaccaaatGGTgcatatggaagtggggagggacatGTCCTAGGctaaattgccgagctgctataactggttggtaagattcataacctggcttgataattctgttagaagtgctgatgccaacaggaagaaaACCgcgtcgaatcatcaaagaatatagatgccgagtgctgtcgtcatcggcaaagttatctaatctgaaggcagttgggttctcaaagaattcagattcagtaaacgggaagtagagaggattgtctagtcctttgtagaagactctaaaccagtttgctgcatctgttgaattcagtttactgccagggagactgaataaagcttggccgtaactagtacatctgattggtttgccactctcatcggGGAAAGAGTTcctggtcaggccttggaagttgggaatatgatgttagaagtacagttgtgcccacaactgaatgaaccaccaagggcctccagttctcagtttctttttattaagcaaattagatgtcatcaaatggagatatctataaatttctccaaggaagagtttgcctaggccggtgtgattaccatgggtcaggtggtaggccaaggggagatagttcttagttggagctaaggaagggccacagaagacgaagtgctctagccagagatttaagaaggctgggtgttccttctcagtcactggaccttttgttttcatgtgctgactcatgtaagtaccccagtttgtgcagttgactttggaagaaagtttaaaggggacttctgccattttgtgagcagcaggattaggagagctaatgtctagtccagtgatcatggtgatgtctagcagagtaggggtcatgggtccatgaccaaaaaggaaataattcagagcatcagaccagaagtaGCCAATGGTTTTCAAAAGATTTTcgtctttgtcaaggggtgacagtgataggctaagtgcatcggctatgttcaaatcttgccgCAAGGGCATGtgggcttttgctactctgttgtaccatgtaatccagctctcaggtggattaggccaggctcttaagcagtcgacccagaggttcagatcgatattttgactcacaaaagggatcctatttgcttcacaagagatcaaatctatagggttttcatgggtttgtgggccaagacagaaggattttggattggagggatgcggcagaaggatgtttgacacctgaagttcagagattcagaagcaTACGTGTGGTGTCATGTTTTAGAAttttagtttcagaagcttaataagctgaagaaaactaaaggattaggccgaatattaccttcaggccgtggatTGCCACATCGttgattgcagagcttgtcgtttgagctgtagaatctgccatggtcagatctgttgacttagggtttgattgctggagattctgattcgaattccggctacTTGGGGAGTTATTGCTCAGATTTGTAGAGATTGGTTTTCGAATTTTGCTCGGATTCGAGAGTTCGGTTCAGGCTGAAAGTATTACCCTATTCttctgcgggttgcttctagtttgaattccgtcggctcttggatatttatagaagcctgatgcattGCCATCGTCTTTTTTGGAAGGTAATCAAACACACAAAATTTAAAGGAACTCGATTTTattaaaggaaagttcattacaaggaaagccgattttacaaaggaatcaatccttcggctttgaggtCCTATTCTTACGATggtacctacatctaccagtcgtaggtgtctgaacacctacggcgcttcgggcttcgcgacggtgcgtctccaccatcgtcgtcgtcatcatcgccgtcgtcgctgctgctgctgccatcgtcctcggcgctgctgctgcttcgcccgctgctgctgctactgcttccCTCATCGCTTCCCTCCATGGGGGCCTTGAGGAATTGATGGGGGTTTCCCCCTGCCGCTGTGTCGTCACTGGTGGATGAGTCGATCTTTttggaggagtcggctccttcccaagAGAAGGTGTCGTCCTCGCTGCTTTCCAGTTCCTCATGGAgtaggaactggaggtcttctccCTCAGTTGTgggttcgtcctcctcggaggcgaccccgaaatcgaactcctctgcaccctagtgcagaggagccagcgcctcataggctgctgtcgggtcccactcgggggtcggctctcggctctctgggatagagtcgatggaggaggccgagagagaggaagaagaaggaggagaggaggaagaaggagaggaatctccaaaagagttggagccggaggaagaggagatggcCATGGTTGGTGGAGAGTTGGGgtttctgtgctactggctctaggaggaagaaggagtttgctgtggaAAAGAGCCGATttgggtgagattaaatagtgaaaagatggaagacggatcggcaatttcacattctacgaggagccagttgcaaggacgttgcgtcttccttggtggttacagtgtgtttaatgagcattaacgggaagatgaagcgacggattggttttggaactatcattgccaaaaccaaggggcatgtgttatcgccataaattaacaggattaatttatgggccgaaatcaagatgggcttaaagcagaagactaaAGAAGacttgtatctttagatttagttcaaggttagagatagagtccgatcgggacaagattagtttagattgtttcccaagtctccggactataaatatgtatcctttgttattcgtaaaggagagcgtcatcacgtctcacaaacaacaactctcggcgcatcgccacccctaatcctagggtttcatccaagtaagtgccatgctgccctgctcgcttcttgcgatcagggcagtattgttcttgcttttaccttggtattactcgtactgaagcgtttttgatggcgagtagtactagttatcctgatattcgtagcatggcttttagtagatctgttatgcttcgttgcttattatctacgaatatcatgttgtctctgtgcaatcacgtttaaatctcatgctagttcttgtcgcatagaactagttgcacagaggcaacaccctgcttcttttatgtctagtatatctgatctgttatggtttgctcttatcttaagagttggtgtaatatctgctaggttaggccttgcaaacggattggacgatccggtggtaTAATAGacgctttatcttagccttgatagggattgttctgggaatcggctcttgctagttcttaggcctctgttttgggttgtagtttagttgtctgttgtgttcattaggcctagtcacgtgtaggatgttccgatctagcagtgaagctgttaccatcgtggattagatcaattagggttaattgaagcagttttatagttatttgctttatttatcatatctggatacaatcaggtcccatctgacaccgggactcgatcggctctttaaagccgatgcaagagtcgtcccggggagccgaccacggctcggacttacatttacacgtgtctttgtatgcagaaaactgtttggagcacgtctgcaccctcctgatcgggtataggtcaggtggcacgctcggttttcacacatcctccgggcgcgtgacggaattgcgggtcgtcgacgagggagcagtgcctgccagcgccccagcaacctcccggctcttcgtgttgcccgttgctggtcgccggtgggtttcgactgataacaaatcctttcttaagcgggagctaATGTtcaacgatgcttctatccagactaggcatttcagtataatcccacgcgaaacaatcccggtattccttTAACAGTGCcatcatcggctcacgcagactcgggtctagcttcttgctgataaatgttggtcgcggcttatccccgggaccaatatcaacttcttccaaatcatcagttGATGTAAACCCATACCCCAACTTGTCGTCGCCTGTTAAATTGACTGTGGATGTAggcgactcgtcatcatctgccacgtcgacagcaaacacggggagatgacaaaagaaaattttcggccgaccgcacgggccgGCCATTTCTATATTACTCCCTGAAACTGAATGCACATTAACTGACCAGCTACCGGAgcaggccattgtttgtacataatATAACAACTTTAACTCCAAACatatattactcattttttggggccggtcgctgggaccggcctctctaatcttgctggattccgtagcttgccaggatgtttttactctgtgtggccagtggataagaccagcctcagcccgttttttgtcacttcgatccgatcacaatcttccagcgcgatccctgagatcggttcttgcccttccgcgtcccaggcgttcatgtctgcgagcgaaacctcgctggagtcatctgcacggaccacctccacttcatcgccatcccactggaccaaacactggtgcatcgtggaaggaacacaacaattggcatgaatccaatccctcccaagcagcactgtgtacgtactcttgctgttgacgatgaagaatgaggttgggacagtcttgcggccaactgtcaactccacattgaggacgccctgtgcctccgatagttggccgttgaaatcattgagcatgacattggtcttgatgagaTCAGCAGTAGAATGACCCAATCGGCACAGTACTGAGTATGGCATTAGATTGACCgtagcgccagtgtcgaccaacatcctgttcacaggcttgccatcgatgaggcccttgagatacattcccttcaggtgcttgtagcttttctccttgggcttctcgaagatgatcggctgtgggccgagatctagctgcgcgatggccaattcctccggttggggtgcccgaaactccgacgggagcacgaacaccatgttgacatcagccgatggcttgtcatcggctcttggctgcttggggcaccactccctccttggagggcgcctttccaccctttgcgGGCGCCTAACTTGTTCCGCAAGATCCGGATGTGCTTTCCTCAGCATGTCaaggtaccttgcttccgcttcctcgagattgcgtaggcgctgcactctgcgcttctgtgatcggctaagcccgtcaggacaccatcgtggacgatgatacttatcttcttcttctggctcgagatcatccctggatggccacCTCACACGGTCGTCGTGACGCATTCTGGaccccaagcgctggaacactgATGTCTCGCCTTAccggcgtccccgaggcctgcactccaagcaatcatctatagtaggcaatcggctcatgccggaatttcaacagtacctgaagatcgggcaatgccagtggtcgtgtATAGCCTGGCACCTTCCCAGCGTCcttcctgtgcggtgctcatactcctccacttccgattcatatcggcggcgtaacttgtactggtactggtacttttccagaagccgactggaagctgggagttggttgcggatgtgacacac
This sequence is a window from Panicum virgatum strain AP13 chromosome 7K, P.virgatum_v5, whole genome shotgun sequence. Protein-coding genes within it:
- the LOC120639938 gene encoding uncharacterized protein LOC120639938, whose product is MKKVIMTVQPDLLQSASKRRQTSASVDPRVLTKKRKMITRRVVKKLAPASPSPSESNTNQDAAEDIPNAESPDQHEMAATPDALSDASEEQTDALDVNTSSDRTIAPEPPNTSSSEQSFDILGLLSFDPASMGLTTPGEETSFLQVMFIPFDF